The following proteins are co-located in the Pyxicephalus adspersus chromosome Z, UCB_Pads_2.0, whole genome shotgun sequence genome:
- the ZNF541 gene encoding zinc finger protein 541: MSLYTWSVDHLLQPDDPIVNLRQHVLQFSPDPIQPNHPGQNLKLTSRTQEEFPNCDTFPAMKNTVETDLGLLHPERNRCPYSKKPQLECRVCGKMFRSTSSLTKHVASHSQERKHVCDICKKAFKRQDHLNGHMLTHQNSKPYVCTELGCNKSYCDSRSLKRHLIVNHGQVTGKNISALNSTCNESLKKEQPMPFLLLPLGTKVQKVPLQASLSIMDLIRYQINSQEKMVSNEVIQDSSRSPRVEAEHTHLDSIPSNTYTLVNDTSEVSEGPRILLYPDQDP, from the exons ATGAGTCTGTATACTTGGAGTGTTGATCATCTCCTGCAACCAGATGACCCCATTGTCAATCTCAGACAGCATGTGTTACAGTTCTCCCCTGACCCCATACAGCCCAATCACCCAGGACAGAATCTAAAATTGACTTCCAGGACACAAGAGGAATTCCCAAATTGTGATACATTTCCTGCTATGAAAAATACAGTGGAGACAG aTCTTGGTCTGCTGCACCCAGAAAGAAACAGATGTCCGTACAGCAAGAAACCACAACTGGAGTGCAGAGTGTGTGGAAAGATGTTTAGAAGTACAAGTTCTCTTACCAAACACGTTGCAAGCCATAGTCAGGAGAGAAAACATGTGTGCGACATCTGCAAAAAAGCCTTCAAACGGCAGGACCACCT taATGGACATATGCTGACCCATCAAAATTCTAAACCATATGTGTGCACCGAGCTAGGATGCAACAAAAGCTACTGTGACTCCAGATCCTTGAAGAGACATCTTATAGTTAACCATGGACAAGTTACAGGGAAGAATATCAGTGCTTTGAATTCCACTTGTAATGAATCCCTGAAAAAGGAACAACCTATGCCATTTCTTCTTTTACCTTTAGGCACTAAGGTGCAGAAAGTTCCTTTACAAGCATCTCTTTCCATCATGGATCTTATCCGGTACCAGATAAACTCACAGGAAAAGATGGTGTCAAATGAGGTTATCCAAGATTCCAGTAGGAGCCCTAGGGTGGAGGCAGAACATACTCACTTGGACTCTATTCCATCAAACACATATACTTTGGTAAATGACACCAGTGAGGTTTCTGAGGGTCCAAGAATTCTTTTATACCCAGATCAAGACCCATGA